From the Selenomonas timonae genome, one window contains:
- a CDS encoding VRR-NUC domain-containing protein yields MRERDLERYTTMVIKSHGGLALKFISPGCAGVPDRLVLMPGGKMCFMELKAPGRKPRPLQVWRIEQLRALGFKVYVVDGKEEIGGIINAL; encoded by the coding sequence ATGCGAGAGCGTGATTTGGAAAGATACACCACAATGGTCATAAAATCGCACGGCGGGCTTGCACTGAAGTTCATATCTCCGGGATGTGCAGGTGTACCGGATCGACTTGTGCTCATGCCGGGCGGCAAGATGTGCTTTATGGAACTTAAGGCTCCGGGCAGGAAGCCGCGCCCCTTGCAGGTGTGGCGTATCGAGCAACTGCGTGCGCTCGGATTCAAGGTCTATGTGGTCGATGGGAAAGAAGAGATCGGAGGAATTATCAATGCGCTATGA
- a CDS encoding DEAD/DEAH box helicase — MRYEPHFYQTYAKDFILHHKEAAIFLDCGLGKTVVTLTAIEELLHDFFEIGKVLVIAPLRVARDTWPSEIIKWEHTKNIRASVVMGTPRERTAALMQHADVYIINRENVKWLIEESGAVLDFDMIVIDELSSFKSHQAKRFRSLLKLRPSVKRIVGLTGTPSANGLMDLWAQFRLLDMGKRLGKFISHYRNDFFLPDKRNQQMVFSYKPREGAEDEIYRRIEDITISMRSKDYLKMPQLISNSVCVAMDERERELYDRMKRDMVVALGGTEVDAVSAAALSGKLLQMANGAVYTEDGKSVHLHDRKLDALEDLVESANGKPVLVAYWYRHDLERIKARIPVREIRSSADIADWNTGKIPIAVIHPASAGHGLNLQFGGSTLIWFGLTWSLELYQQTNARLYRQGQTGTVVIHHIITAGTMDENVMQALERKDKIQTALIDAVKANLEVASHDEL; from the coding sequence ATGCGCTATGAACCGCATTTTTACCAGACATACGCCAAGGATTTTATCCTGCATCACAAGGAAGCCGCGATTTTCTTGGATTGTGGGCTTGGGAAGACAGTCGTCACGCTTACGGCAATCGAGGAACTCCTGCATGACTTCTTTGAGATCGGCAAGGTGCTCGTTATCGCTCCGCTGCGTGTGGCGCGAGATACATGGCCGTCGGAGATCATAAAGTGGGAGCACACGAAAAACATCCGCGCCTCTGTGGTTATGGGAACACCGAGGGAGCGGACGGCGGCACTCATGCAGCATGCGGATGTGTATATTATCAACCGAGAAAATGTAAAGTGGCTGATTGAGGAGAGCGGCGCAGTGTTGGATTTTGATATGATCGTCATAGATGAACTCTCATCGTTCAAATCTCATCAGGCAAAAAGATTCCGCTCTCTCCTGAAGCTGCGTCCCTCGGTCAAGCGAATTGTGGGGCTGACGGGAACACCGTCGGCAAATGGACTCATGGATCTCTGGGCACAGTTTCGTCTTCTGGATATGGGCAAACGGCTCGGCAAATTCATCTCCCATTACCGCAATGACTTCTTCCTTCCCGACAAACGGAATCAACAGATGGTGTTCAGCTACAAGCCCCGCGAGGGCGCGGAGGATGAAATTTACCGACGAATTGAGGACATCACCATCTCCATGCGTTCCAAGGATTATCTCAAAATGCCGCAGCTCATCTCAAATAGCGTATGTGTTGCTATGGATGAGCGTGAGCGGGAACTCTATGACCGGATGAAGCGGGACATGGTGGTTGCCCTTGGTGGTACGGAGGTTGATGCCGTCAGTGCGGCGGCACTTTCCGGGAAACTCCTCCAGATGGCAAACGGAGCCGTCTATACGGAGGACGGGAAATCCGTCCACCTGCATGACCGCAAACTGGATGCACTCGAAGATCTTGTCGAGAGTGCGAATGGAAAGCCCGTACTCGTTGCGTACTGGTATCGGCATGATCTTGAGAGGATCAAGGCGCGGATTCCTGTTCGAGAGATTCGGTCGAGTGCAGATATTGCGGACTGGAATACGGGCAAAATCCCAATCGCCGTGATTCATCCAGCGAGTGCGGGACATGGACTCAACCTTCAGTTCGGCGGTTCGACGCTCATCTGGTTTGGTCTGACGTGGAGTTTGGAACTCTACCAACAGACCAATGCGCGTCTCTATCGGCAGGGGCAGACAGGGACCGTGGTCATTCACCATATCATCACGGCAGGGACGATGGATGAGAATGTTATGCAAGCTCTTGAACGGAAAGACAAGATCCAGACGGCTCTGATCGATGCTGTCAAAGCGAATCTGGAGGTGGCTTCCCATGATGAACTGTGA